A window from Neobacillus sp. PS3-40 encodes these proteins:
- the groES gene encoding co-chaperone GroES, producing MLRPLGDRIVIELVESEEKTASGIVLPDTAKEKPQEGKIVAAGTGRVLESGERVALEVSVGDRIIFAKYAGTEVKYQEKEYLILRENDILAVIGE from the coding sequence TTGTTAAGACCATTAGGTGATCGCATTGTTATTGAGCTTGTTGAATCAGAAGAAAAAACTGCAAGCGGTATCGTATTACCAGACACAGCTAAAGAAAAGCCTCAAGAAGGAAAAATTGTAGCTGCTGGTACAGGTCGTGTGCTTGAAAGTGGAGAACGTGTTGCACTTGAAGTTTCTGTTGGCGATCGTATTATCTTTGCAAAGTACGCTGGAACAGAAGTGAAATACCAGGAAAAAGAATACTTAATCTTGCGTGAAAACGATATCCTTGCTGTAATTGGCGAGTAA
- the groL gene encoding chaperonin GroEL (60 kDa chaperone family; promotes refolding of misfolded polypeptides especially under stressful conditions; forms two stacked rings of heptamers to form a barrel-shaped 14mer; ends can be capped by GroES; misfolded proteins enter the barrel where they are refolded when GroES binds): MAKEILFSEDARRAMLRGVDTLANTVKVTLGPKGRNVVLEKKFGSPLITNDGVTIAKEIELEDAFENMGAKLVAEVASKTNDVAGDGTTTATVLAQAMIREGLKNVTAGANPMGIRKGIEKAVMLAVEELKAISKPIESKESIAQVASISSSDEEVGQLIAEAMERVGNDGVITIEESKGFTTELDVVEGMQFDRGYASAYMVTNTEKMEAVLENPYILITDKKISSIQEILPILEQVVQQGKPLLLIAEDVEGEALSTLVVNKLRGTFNAVAVKAPGFGDRRKAMLEDIAALTGGEVITEELGRDLKSATIESLGRASKVVVTKENTTLVEGAGESASIGARVNQIRAQLEETTSEFDREKLQERLAKLAGGVAVIKVGAATETELKERKLRIEDALNSTRAAVEEGIVSGGGVALLNVYSKVAAIEAEGDEATGINIVLRAMEEPVRTIAHNAGLEGSVIVDRLKREEVGTGFNAATGEWVNMIQAGIVDPTKVTRSALQNAASVAAMFLTTEAVVADKPEPAGSGMPDMSGMGGMGGMM; the protein is encoded by the coding sequence ATGGCTAAAGAAATTTTATTTAGTGAAGATGCTCGTCGCGCAATGTTACGCGGTGTTGATACATTGGCAAATACTGTAAAAGTAACTCTTGGACCTAAAGGACGCAATGTGGTACTTGAGAAAAAATTCGGTTCACCACTCATCACAAATGATGGTGTAACAATTGCAAAAGAAATCGAATTAGAAGATGCTTTTGAAAACATGGGTGCAAAGCTTGTTGCTGAAGTTGCAAGCAAAACAAACGATGTTGCTGGTGACGGTACAACAACTGCAACCGTTCTTGCTCAAGCGATGATTCGTGAAGGCTTAAAGAACGTTACTGCAGGTGCAAACCCAATGGGCATTCGCAAAGGAATCGAAAAGGCTGTTATGTTGGCAGTTGAAGAATTAAAAGCCATCTCTAAGCCAATTGAAAGCAAAGAATCAATCGCACAGGTTGCTTCCATCTCATCTTCTGATGAAGAAGTAGGCCAATTGATTGCTGAAGCAATGGAGCGCGTTGGAAACGATGGCGTTATTACAATCGAAGAATCTAAAGGCTTTACAACAGAATTGGATGTTGTAGAAGGTATGCAATTTGACCGTGGATATGCTTCAGCATACATGGTAACCAATACTGAGAAAATGGAAGCTGTTTTAGAAAATCCATATATCTTAATCACAGACAAAAAAATCTCAAGCATTCAGGAAATCCTTCCTATTCTTGAGCAAGTGGTTCAACAAGGCAAGCCATTATTGCTAATTGCTGAAGATGTTGAAGGGGAAGCTCTTTCTACATTAGTTGTGAACAAGCTTCGTGGAACATTCAATGCAGTTGCTGTTAAAGCTCCTGGCTTTGGTGACCGTCGTAAAGCAATGCTTGAAGATATCGCTGCTTTAACTGGTGGTGAAGTAATCACTGAAGAACTAGGCCGTGACCTTAAATCTGCTACAATTGAATCTTTAGGACGCGCTTCTAAAGTAGTTGTAACAAAAGAAAATACAACACTTGTTGAGGGTGCTGGCGAATCTGCTTCTATCGGAGCTCGCGTAAACCAAATCCGTGCTCAATTAGAAGAAACAACTTCTGAATTTGACCGTGAAAAATTACAAGAACGCTTAGCTAAATTAGCTGGTGGTGTAGCTGTAATCAAAGTTGGTGCTGCTACTGAAACTGAACTAAAAGAGCGCAAGCTTCGTATTGAAGATGCTTTAAACTCAACTCGTGCTGCAGTTGAAGAAGGTATTGTATCCGGTGGTGGTGTTGCCCTTCTTAATGTATATAGCAAAGTTGCTGCAATCGAAGCAGAAGGCGACGAAGCAACAGGTATCAATATCGTATTACGTGCAATGGAAGAACCAGTTCGTACAATTGCACACAATGCTGGTCTTGAAGGATCTGTTATCGTGGACCGCTTAAAACGTGAAGAAGTTGGAACAGGCTTCAACGCAGCTACTGGTGAGTGGGTAAACATGATCCAAGCTGGTATCGTTGACCCAACTAAAGTAACTCGTTCAGCTCTTCAAAATGCTGCATCTGTTGCTGCTATGTTCTTAACAACTGAGGCTGTAGTTGCTGACAAACCAGAACCTGCTGGTTCAGGCATGCCTGATATGAGCGGTATGGGTGGAATGGGCGGCATGATGTAA